A single window of Candidatus Abyssobacteria bacterium SURF_5 DNA harbors:
- a CDS encoding TrpB-like pyridoxal phosphate-dependent enzyme — translation MEENKFLLATKDIPKTWYNILPDLPRPMDPPLNPATKQPIGPEALAALFPMGLIEQEVSGQAEIAIPAEILDIYALWRPTPLRRAFRLEKMLDTPARIYYKDESVSPTGSHKLNTAVAQVYYNKKEGTKRITTETGAGQWGSALSVACKMFDIPCRVYMVKVSYQQKPYRRSLMQVYGAEVIPSPSKLTKFGEQILKDDPDCSGSLGIAISEAIEDCVTSKNTKYSLGSVLNHVLLHQTVIGQEARKQMQMAGAYPDYVIGCVGGGSNYAGLALPFMRDKLKDGKKTTFIAVEPRACPTITKGKYAYDHGDTAKMTPLLKQHTLGHIFVPPAIHAGGLRYHGMAGIISFLCNEKLMNAIAFHQNEVFKDAIVFAQAEGVIPAPETTHAISAAMSVARDCKKTGEKKNILFNFSGHGYFDMAAYDAYLAGKLDDFEYPQHEIEEALKCLPQV, via the coding sequence ATGGAAGAAAACAAATTCTTATTGGCAACCAAGGATATTCCCAAGACGTGGTATAACATCTTGCCGGACCTGCCTCGCCCCATGGATCCTCCATTGAATCCGGCCACAAAGCAGCCCATCGGACCCGAGGCGCTCGCCGCCCTTTTCCCGATGGGACTGATCGAGCAGGAAGTTTCCGGGCAGGCAGAAATCGCAATTCCCGCCGAAATTCTCGACATCTACGCTCTGTGGCGGCCGACCCCTTTGCGCCGCGCGTTCCGACTCGAAAAAATGCTCGACACGCCGGCAAGAATATACTACAAAGACGAAAGCGTCAGCCCCACCGGCAGTCATAAATTGAATACCGCTGTCGCCCAGGTCTACTACAATAAGAAGGAAGGGACCAAACGCATAACCACCGAGACCGGCGCCGGACAGTGGGGGAGTGCGCTTTCTGTCGCGTGTAAGATGTTTGACATCCCGTGCCGCGTCTATATGGTCAAGGTGAGCTATCAACAAAAACCTTACCGCCGTTCGCTCATGCAGGTATACGGAGCGGAGGTAATTCCGAGCCCCAGCAAGCTGACCAAATTCGGCGAGCAGATACTAAAAGACGATCCCGATTGCAGCGGATCGCTCGGCATCGCCATCAGCGAAGCCATCGAGGATTGCGTCACCTCGAAAAACACCAAGTACTCGCTTGGGAGCGTTCTGAATCACGTGCTGCTGCACCAGACCGTCATCGGACAAGAGGCCCGGAAACAGATGCAGATGGCCGGCGCATATCCCGATTACGTCATCGGATGCGTCGGCGGCGGCAGCAACTACGCAGGATTGGCATTGCCCTTCATGCGTGACAAGCTCAAGGACGGCAAGAAAACCACGTTCATCGCCGTCGAGCCCCGAGCATGCCCCACCATCACCAAGGGAAAATATGCCTACGATCACGGCGATACCGCAAAAATGACCCCGCTGCTCAAGCAGCACACGCTCGGCCACATCTTCGTTCCGCCCGCAATCCATGCAGGCGGACTGCGGTATCATGGCATGGCGGGAATCATCAGCTTCCTGTGCAACGAAAAATTGATGAACGCGATCGCTTTCCATCAGAATGAGGTTTTCAAGGACGCTATCGTCTTCGCGCAGGCTGAAGGCGTGATACCGGCCCCGGAGACAACTCACGCCATATCCGCAGCGATGAGCGTCGCCAGGGATTGCAAGAAGACCGGCGAGAAGAAAAACATCCTGTTCAATTTCAGCGGGCACGGCTACTTCGATATGGCCGCATACGATGCCTATCTCGCGGGCAAACTCGACGACTTCGAATACCCGCAGCACGAGATCGAAGAAGCGCTGAAGTGCCTGCCGCAAGTATAA